The following coding sequences lie in one Glycine soja cultivar W05 chromosome 16, ASM419377v2, whole genome shotgun sequence genomic window:
- the LOC114390137 gene encoding uncharacterized protein LOC114390137 codes for MEAYRKSHRGSSMRGKSLPFYRNAPKLASSTTVQYTTTASDIKTNHYSSSPASVGFVVHEDYATTKRNPKLRIVVADSRSNLDELYRQPADESVDTKAEIYIAMVQKRLMLER; via the coding sequence ATGGAGGCATACAGAAAGAGCCACAGAGGGTCGTCCATGAGAGGAAAATCCTTGCCTTTCTATAGAAATGCACCAAAATTAGCTTCCTCAACCACCGTGCAATACACAACAACAGCTTCAGATATTAAGACAAATCACTATTCTTCTTCTCCTGCCTCAGTAGGGTTCGTTGTCCACGAGGACTATGCAACCACAAAGCGAAATCCGAAGCTTCGCATTGTGGTTGCAGACAGTAGGAGCAATTTGGATGAGTTGTATCGCCAGCCAGCCGATGAAAGCGTGGACACCAAAGCTGAAATATATATTGCTATGGTTCAGAAACGTTTGATGCTTGAGCGATAA
- the LOC114389411 gene encoding uncharacterized protein LOC114389411 has translation MGDWAGVVIGLVLFVVFSPGLLFQLPGKGRPVDFCNFQTSGVSIFVHSLLFFGFMAIFLIAIDVHIGSG, from the coding sequence ATGGGTGATTGGGCTGGTGTGGTGATAGGTTTGGTACTGTTTGTGGTGTTTTCACCCGGATTATTGTTCCAGCTTCCTGGCAAAGGAAGGCCTGTggatttttgcaattttcaaacAAGTGGCGTCTCCATATTTGTTCATTCCCTTCTTTTCTTTGGCTTTATGGCTATCTTCCTCATTGCCATTGATGTTCACATTGGTAGTGGATAA
- the LOC114390183 gene encoding uncharacterized protein LOC114390183 → MGADWGPVIIAVALFILLSPGLLFQFPARYRVVEFGNMSTSGIAILVHAIIFFCILTILVVAIGIHIHIN, encoded by the coding sequence ATGGGTGCTGATTGGGGACCAGTTATTATTGCTGTGGCTTTGTTCATCCTCTTATCTCCGGGTTTGTTGTTCCAATTTCCCGCAAGGTATAGGGTGGTTGAGTTTGGAAACATGAGCACTAGTGGGATCGCAATTTTGGTtcatgccatcattttcttctgcaTACTTACCATCTTGGTTGTAGCAATAGGCATTCACATACACATCAATTGA
- the LOC114390115 gene encoding uncharacterized protein LOC114390115 → MNDWAPPFIAAALFWLLSPGMIFQLPGKNAPFEFMNMKTTVASMFVHTVIYGLFLMLFFVVLSIHLYI, encoded by the coding sequence ATGAACGATTGGGCTCCTCCTTTCATAGCTGCGGCTTTGTTTTGGCTCTTGAGCCCGGGAATGATCTTTCAGTTGCCGGGGAAGAATGCACCCTTTGAGTTTATGAACATGAAGACCACTGTGGCATCCATGTTTGTGCACACTGTTATTTATGGTTTGTTTCTTATGCTGTTCTTTGTTGTTCTTAGTATCCATCTTTATATTTAA
- the LOC114390212 gene encoding uncharacterized protein LOC114390212 gives MGDWGPVFVSVVLFILLTPGLLVQIPGRGRFIEFGNFQTSGLSILIHAILYFALVCIFMLAIGIHMYMG, from the coding sequence ATGGGAGATTGGGGGCCAGTTTTTGTGTCTGTGGTGCTTTTCATTCTCCTCACTCCAGGGCTCTTGGTCCAAATACCTGGAAGAGGCAGGTTCATAGAGTTTGGTAATTTTCAGACCAGTGGATTATCAATATTGATCCATGCTATCCTCTACTTTGCTCTCGTGTGCATCTTCATGTTAGCAATTGGGATCCACATGTACATGGGGTAA